One Pseudomonas fluorescens genomic region harbors:
- a CDS encoding Lrp/AsnC family transcriptional regulator — protein MSKLDRYDLSILAELQRDARISNQELAERIGLSPSPCSRRVKQLEDDGYISRQVALLDRKMLGLSLTAYVLIGMDRHTPERFENFEAAIRTLPQVLECSLVTGVDADYQLKVVVPDMDHYQKLLLGHLTRIEGVTSVRSSFVLNQVLNSTELPLTHLRS, from the coding sequence ATGAGCAAACTCGACCGTTACGACCTGAGTATTTTGGCGGAATTGCAGCGCGACGCCCGCATCTCCAACCAGGAGCTGGCCGAGCGCATCGGTCTGTCGCCCTCGCCTTGCTCGCGCCGGGTCAAGCAATTGGAAGACGATGGCTATATATCGCGGCAGGTGGCATTGCTTGATCGCAAGATGCTTGGCCTGAGCCTGACAGCGTATGTCCTGATCGGCATGGATCGGCACACACCAGAGCGTTTCGAGAACTTCGAAGCGGCAATTCGCACGCTGCCGCAGGTGTTGGAATGCAGTCTGGTGACGGGGGTGGATGCGGACTATCAGTTGAAGGTGGTGGTGCCTGATATGGACCACTATCAGAAATTGCTGCTGGGGCATCTGACCCGGATCGAAGGGGTCACCAGTGTCCGCTCGAGTTTTGTGCTGAATCAGGTTCTAAACAGCACCGAACTCCCCCTCACCCATCTGCGCAGCTGA
- a CDS encoding endonuclease/exonuclease/phosphatase family protein, with protein MTRLLRYTVVLLLLAIALIGVLIYSLTWRPDARETLPVSCTGTPPTLMPGQALKVMTWNVQYLAGKRYVFWNDLAQGEDEAPTAEDMAFSLDEVARVIRDEQPDVVLLQELDDGAKASDYQNQLKLLQERVADLYPCSASAFDWKAEFVPDPHIFGSVGQQLATLSRYRIEHAERLQLPAAPGNIITRQFQRKDALLATKLPLSDGGQLTVFNTHLQRPRQPDETLQAQVAAVAKVLDKYESQGLPWLIGGDFNLLPLGQYRRLPAERRTPYAADSELHLLWDKYPMIPTNNEASGIDRAQWLTHYPNDPGLNGPDRTVDYLFHSPKIKRLQARVRQDDTLRISDHLPVIARFLLPAAP; from the coding sequence ATGACCCGCCTACTGCGCTACACCGTTGTGCTTTTGCTGCTCGCCATCGCCCTGATCGGCGTGTTGATCTACAGCCTGACCTGGCGCCCCGACGCGCGCGAAACCTTGCCGGTCAGTTGCACCGGCACGCCGCCGACGCTGATGCCGGGTCAGGCGCTGAAAGTCATGACCTGGAACGTGCAATATCTCGCCGGCAAACGGTATGTGTTCTGGAATGACCTGGCCCAGGGTGAAGACGAGGCACCAACGGCGGAAGACATGGCCTTCAGCCTCGACGAAGTGGCGCGGGTGATCCGCGATGAGCAGCCCGATGTGGTGCTATTGCAGGAACTGGACGACGGCGCCAAGGCCAGCGACTACCAGAACCAGCTCAAATTGTTGCAGGAACGGGTCGCCGATCTTTATCCGTGCAGCGCCAGCGCGTTCGACTGGAAAGCCGAGTTCGTCCCCGATCCGCATATTTTCGGCAGTGTCGGCCAGCAACTGGCGACGCTCAGCCGCTACCGCATCGAACACGCTGAACGTCTGCAGCTGCCGGCGGCGCCCGGCAACATCATCACTCGTCAGTTCCAGCGCAAAGACGCGTTGCTAGCGACCAAACTGCCGCTCAGCGACGGCGGTCAACTCACCGTGTTCAACACTCATCTGCAGCGCCCGCGCCAACCGGATGAGACCTTGCAGGCGCAGGTGGCTGCGGTCGCCAAGGTCCTCGATAAATACGAAAGCCAGGGCCTGCCGTGGTTGATCGGCGGTGACTTCAATCTGCTGCCGCTGGGCCAATATCGGCGTTTGCCGGCCGAACGGCGTACGCCCTATGCCGCCGACAGCGAGCTGCATCTGCTGTGGGACAAATACCCGATGATCCCGACCAACAACGAGGCCAGCGGCATCGACCGCGCGCAGTGGCTGACCCACTACCCCAACGATCCCGGCCTCAATGGTCCGGATCGCACGGTCGACTATCTGTTCCACAGCCCGAAGATCAAAAGGCTGCAAGCGCGGGTGCGACAGGACGATACCCTGCGCATCTCCGACCATCTGCCGGTGATCGCCCGCTTCCTCCTGCCCGCCGCTCCCTGA
- a CDS encoding DUF2076 domain-containing protein encodes MNSEEQTLIDGLFSRLQQAETEAAPRDAQAETRIKEHLARQPAAGYFMTQAILVQEAALKSLDEQNKQLTQQVQRLQAELQAAKAQSGAPAASGGGGFLSSIFGGGSSRPASSQSAAPASTGGWREPAPQQNFNAPAPQQNFGAAPPNYAQQAAPAAGNSFLGGALKTAAGVAGGVMLAQGIGSLFHHNQQPEEIVEVIKEEPAQVADQSNNGWGDEHLAGNDTYGNDQGGFTDTDYSSENSSFFDDDDSFV; translated from the coding sequence ATGAACAGCGAAGAGCAAACCCTGATCGACGGACTGTTTTCCCGGCTGCAACAGGCCGAAACGGAGGCAGCCCCGCGCGACGCGCAGGCCGAGACGCGGATCAAGGAACACCTGGCACGCCAACCGGCGGCGGGTTATTTCATGACCCAGGCGATTCTGGTGCAAGAGGCCGCGCTCAAAAGCCTCGACGAACAGAACAAGCAACTGACCCAGCAAGTCCAGCGCCTGCAGGCCGAATTGCAAGCGGCCAAGGCGCAAAGCGGCGCACCCGCAGCGAGCGGTGGCGGTGGTTTTCTGTCGAGCATCTTTGGTGGTGGCAGCTCGCGCCCGGCATCGAGCCAGAGCGCGGCGCCGGCATCCACCGGCGGCTGGCGTGAACCGGCACCGCAGCAGAACTTCAACGCGCCCGCGCCGCAGCAGAACTTTGGTGCTGCGCCGCCCAACTATGCGCAGCAAGCGGCCCCGGCGGCGGGCAACAGCTTCCTGGGTGGCGCGCTGAAAACCGCCGCAGGTGTGGCCGGTGGCGTGATGCTGGCGCAGGGCATCGGCAGCCTGTTCCATCACAACCAGCAGCCGGAAGAAATCGTCGAGGTGATCAAAGAAGAACCGGCGCAAGTTGCAGACCAGAGCAACAACGGCTGGGGCGATGAGCATCTTGCCGGCAACGACACTTATGGCAACGATCAAGGCGGATTTACCGACACCGACTATAGCAGTGAGAACTCATCGTTCTTCGATGACGACGACTCCTTCGTCTGA
- a CDS encoding polyribonucleotide nucleotidyltransferase yields MRLPFRLIGGVLVATLLTQITACGSIFYPDRRGQIDGKIDPAVAALDAVGLLFYIIPGLIAFAVDFATGAIYFEPGHTAQIDPAKLQQAIGADGQVDNQKLQTILESELGKAAVEINKALDDPRLIQHKGSTQQLAMFGLQPAA; encoded by the coding sequence ATGCGCTTACCTTTTCGCCTGATCGGCGGTGTTCTGGTCGCGACCCTGCTCACGCAGATCACGGCGTGCGGTTCGATTTTCTATCCGGACCGTCGCGGTCAGATCGACGGCAAGATCGACCCGGCGGTTGCCGCGCTCGACGCCGTCGGCTTGCTGTTCTACATCATTCCCGGCCTGATCGCGTTTGCCGTCGACTTCGCCACTGGCGCGATCTATTTCGAACCGGGTCACACCGCGCAGATCGATCCGGCCAAGCTCCAGCAAGCCATTGGCGCTGACGGTCAGGTTGATAATCAAAAGTTGCAAACGATTCTTGAAAGCGAACTGGGCAAAGCTGCCGTTGAAATAAATAAGGCGCTGGATGACCCGCGCCTGATTCAGCATAAGGGCAGCACTCAGCAACTGGCGATGTTCGGTCTGCAACCGGCCGCCTGA
- a CDS encoding cation diffusion facilitator family transporter, with product MTANTEHARLLRLATRASVAVACTLIVAKAIAWWLGGSVSMLAGLTDSALDGVTSMLNLLAVHYALRPADDDHRYGHGKAESLAGMAQALFIGGSAVLIALQAYERLHDPQPLGAPWLSIGVIVFSLLLTAALLMLQHRVIKQTGSNAVRADSLHYRSDMLLNGSILVALILAGLGFAQLDAWFGLGIAAYILWSAIQIARESFSVLMDEELPTDVSQHMLELACSVPGVLGAHDLRTRISGNHWFVQLHLELPGELTLSVAHGISDQAADAIHKAYPRAEVLVHADPVKAATSREPQASSL from the coding sequence ATGACCGCTAACACCGAACATGCGCGCCTGTTACGGCTGGCGACCCGCGCCTCGGTAGCGGTGGCGTGCACGCTGATCGTCGCCAAAGCCATCGCCTGGTGGCTGGGCGGCTCGGTGAGCATGCTCGCCGGCCTTACCGATTCGGCGCTGGATGGCGTCACCTCGATGCTCAATCTGCTGGCGGTGCATTACGCGTTGCGCCCGGCCGATGACGATCATCGTTATGGCCACGGCAAGGCGGAATCGCTGGCGGGCATGGCGCAGGCATTGTTCATCGGTGGCAGCGCGGTGTTGATCGCGTTGCAGGCGTATGAGCGGCTCCACGATCCACAACCTCTTGGAGCACCCTGGCTGAGCATCGGCGTGATCGTCTTCTCGCTGCTGCTGACTGCGGCATTGCTGATGCTGCAACATAGGGTGATCAAACAGACCGGTTCCAATGCGGTGCGCGCCGACTCGCTGCACTACCGCTCGGACATGCTGCTCAATGGCAGCATTCTGGTTGCGCTGATTCTGGCCGGGCTGGGTTTTGCGCAACTGGACGCGTGGTTCGGCCTGGGAATCGCCGCTTACATTCTGTGGAGTGCGATCCAGATCGCCCGGGAAAGCTTTTCGGTATTGATGGATGAAGAACTGCCGACCGACGTCAGCCAGCACATGCTCGAGTTGGCGTGCAGCGTGCCCGGCGTATTGGGCGCGCATGACCTGCGCACGCGCATCTCGGGCAATCACTGGTTTGTGCAGTTGCATCTGGAGCTGCCTGGCGAACTGACCCTGTCGGTGGCCCATGGCATCAGCGATCAGGCCGCCGATGCCATTCACAAAGCCTACCCGCGAGCCGAAGTGCTGGTGCACGCTGACCCGGTAAAAGCAGCTACAAGTCGCGAGCCTCAAGCTTCAAGCTTGTAA
- a CDS encoding PolC-type DNA polymerase III codes for MERIAVIDFETTGLSPNSSCRATEIAVVMLENGRIVERYQSLMNAGVRVPAFIEQLTGISNAMLRTAPPAERVMEEVNEFVGCTPLLAHNASFDQKFWDFELGRIKRTRLQNFACSLLLARRLMPAAPNHKLGTLTSFARLPHTGQAHRAMADAEMAANLMAHLADELRGKHGVRELNHDLLCKLQKVPAAKVGEHLQRYR; via the coding sequence TTGGAACGCATTGCAGTCATCGACTTTGAAACCACCGGCCTGTCGCCGAACAGCAGTTGCCGCGCCACGGAAATCGCCGTGGTGATGCTGGAAAACGGCCGCATCGTCGAACGTTACCAAAGCCTGATGAACGCCGGCGTGCGCGTCCCCGCGTTCATCGAGCAACTGACCGGCATCAGCAACGCCATGCTGCGCACCGCGCCGCCGGCCGAGCGGGTGATGGAAGAGGTCAACGAATTCGTCGGCTGCACGCCATTGCTCGCGCATAACGCCTCGTTCGACCAGAAGTTCTGGGATTTCGAACTGGGCCGGATCAAACGTACACGTCTGCAGAACTTTGCCTGTTCGCTACTGCTGGCGCGACGGCTGATGCCAGCGGCGCCGAATCACAAGCTCGGCACGCTCACATCCTTTGCACGCCTGCCGCACACCGGCCAGGCTCACCGGGCCATGGCCGATGCCGAGATGGCGGCCAACCTGATGGCGCATCTGGCGGATGAGCTGCGGGGTAAGCATGGGGTGCGCGAGTTGAATCACGACCTGCTGTGCAAGTTGCAGAAAGTCCCCGCCGCCAAAGTGGGTGAGCATTTGCAGCGTTATCGCTGA
- a CDS encoding DUF6515 family protein has translation MKSRIWRLAGVGLLCASISAQALADEPHNRGPDGGGRGPQNNEIIRGDNSRQFEHNDNDNGRSRDRDQNRPAYNPNPVRQPPPPPQLPANSLPIQPRPDTVHQTQEPRQGYYRDERPQNGYHNQQWQTQHRPDDNRWPGRPDGHGNGWGPGPQYRPGHVIDRFPDRDYRVPYRGQDYFYSGGYWYRPQGPRYIVVQPPRGIRIQYLPDYAREVWIGGSLLFLAAGSYYAYQEATQDYVVVEPPVQQQPQPQAQGYDVEAYPANGQSPEQVQQDGYQCYQYAVQQSGFDPRTATYQPAPEVVQSYRQAQGNCLSSRGYQVR, from the coding sequence ATGAAGTCGCGCATCTGGCGTCTGGCCGGTGTTGGTTTGCTGTGTGCAAGTATCAGCGCGCAAGCGCTTGCCGATGAGCCGCACAATCGTGGCCCCGATGGCGGTGGCCGGGGTCCGCAAAACAACGAGATCATTCGTGGCGACAACAGCCGTCAGTTCGAACACAACGACAATGACAATGGCCGGTCGCGGGATCGTGATCAGAATCGCCCTGCCTATAATCCCAATCCGGTGCGCCAGCCGCCACCGCCGCCGCAACTGCCGGCCAACAGCCTACCGATCCAGCCACGACCCGACACCGTGCACCAGACCCAGGAACCGCGTCAGGGCTATTACCGTGACGAGCGTCCGCAAAATGGTTACCACAATCAGCAATGGCAGACGCAGCACCGTCCCGATGACAATCGCTGGCCGGGACGTCCGGACGGCCACGGCAACGGCTGGGGCCCCGGCCCGCAATATCGTCCGGGCCATGTGATCGACCGCTTCCCGGATCGCGACTATCGCGTGCCTTACCGCGGGCAGGATTATTTTTACTCCGGCGGCTACTGGTATCGCCCGCAAGGCCCGCGCTACATCGTCGTGCAGCCGCCGCGGGGGATTCGCATTCAGTATTTGCCCGATTATGCTCGTGAAGTTTGGATCGGTGGCTCGCTGTTGTTCCTCGCTGCCGGCTCTTATTACGCCTATCAAGAGGCGACGCAGGATTACGTCGTGGTCGAGCCGCCAGTTCAGCAACAGCCGCAGCCGCAAGCTCAGGGCTATGACGTTGAAGCCTATCCGGCCAACGGTCAGTCGCCGGAACAGGTGCAGCAGGACGGTTATCAGTGCTACCAATACGCCGTGCAGCAAAGCGGTTTCGACCCGCGCACCGCGACTTATCAACCAGCGCCCGAAGTGGTTCAGTCGTATCGACAGGCTCAGGGCAACTGCCTGAGCAGCCGCGGTTATCAGGTCAGATAA
- a CDS encoding DUF2788 domain-containing protein: protein MDPALLEEWMMTGLVSILIIFMGFIVWDLAKKSKAGRFGSFILFFVLGLGVAAFIIKSVVIGLIESGAL, encoded by the coding sequence ATGGATCCAGCATTACTTGAAGAGTGGATGATGACCGGTCTGGTCAGCATCCTGATCATTTTCATGGGCTTCATCGTCTGGGATCTGGCGAAGAAGTCCAAGGCGGGGCGTTTCGGCTCGTTCATTCTGTTCTTCGTGCTGGGGCTGGGCGTGGCCGCGTTCATCATCAAGAGTGTGGTGATCGGCCTGATCGAATCCGGCGCTTTATAG
- a CDS encoding YciC family protein encodes MNAFEVLRDSLYFFKRHLVSIVQLCLPLVIFEAVLLQLVDQNSDPDSFSSVSVIVGLLVYPLYTAALILFLDARTRGEAPRTLDLLAMSARLWPRFALLTALNTLLILLGLSLYFLPGLMLMVMLAFGEYLLVLRGLGPLQAMKESLRLTRGHFWRILLCILCVMTPLWLLKGATLAAYPEPQNPVIAVLIDSAHSFLQLFTSVVLFRLFMLISESPDKRDRAV; translated from the coding sequence ATGAATGCCTTCGAAGTGCTGCGCGACTCTCTGTATTTTTTCAAACGCCATTTGGTCAGCATCGTGCAGTTGTGCCTGCCTCTGGTGATCTTCGAAGCCGTGCTGCTGCAACTGGTCGATCAGAACAGCGATCCGGACAGTTTTTCCTCCGTCAGCGTGATCGTCGGCCTGCTGGTGTATCCGCTATATACCGCCGCGCTGATCCTGTTTCTTGACGCCCGCACCCGTGGCGAGGCGCCGCGAACCCTTGATCTGCTGGCAATGTCGGCGCGGCTGTGGCCGCGTTTCGCCTTGCTGACCGCGCTCAATACGCTACTGATCCTGCTCGGTCTGTCGCTGTATTTCCTGCCCGGTCTAATGCTGATGGTGATGCTCGCGTTCGGCGAATACCTGCTGGTACTGCGTGGCCTCGGGCCTTTGCAGGCGATGAAGGAAAGCCTGCGGCTGACCCGCGGGCATTTCTGGCGGATCCTGCTGTGCATTTTGTGTGTGATGACGCCGTTATGGCTGCTCAAAGGCGCGACGCTGGCGGCGTATCCAGAGCCGCAGAACCCGGTGATCGCCGTGTTGATCGACAGCGCTCACAGCTTCCTGCAACTGTTCACCAGTGTGGTCCTGTTCCGGCTTTTCATGCTCATCAGCGAATCGCCTGACAAACGTGACAGAGCGGTCTGA
- a CDS encoding NYN domain-containing protein → MKKIAVFADVQNLYYTVRQAYGCHFNYAALWADISKEGQIVEAYAYAIDRGDSKQQQFQQILRNLGFTVKLKPYIQRSDGSAKGDWDVGITLDIMDAADHVDEIVLASGDGDFDMLLERIISKHGVQAVAYGVPGLTANSLIRAASRYVPIEGALLLKN, encoded by the coding sequence GTGAAAAAAATCGCAGTGTTCGCCGATGTGCAGAACCTCTACTACACCGTGCGTCAGGCCTATGGTTGCCACTTCAATTACGCAGCGTTGTGGGCGGACATCAGCAAGGAGGGGCAGATCGTCGAGGCCTATGCCTACGCGATCGACCGTGGCGACAGCAAGCAGCAGCAGTTCCAGCAGATCCTGCGCAATCTCGGGTTCACGGTGAAGCTCAAGCCCTATATCCAACGCAGTGACGGCTCGGCCAAGGGCGATTGGGATGTGGGTATCACACTGGATATCATGGACGCCGCCGATCACGTCGACGAAATTGTCCTGGCCTCTGGCGACGGTGATTTCGACATGCTGCTCGAACGCATCATCAGCAAACACGGCGTACAAGCGGTCGCTTATGGAGTGCCCGGCCTCACCGCCAATTCGCTGATTCGCGCTGCCAGCCGTTATGTGCCGATTGAAGGCGCGCTGCTACTGAAGAATTAA
- the hrpB gene encoding ATP-dependent helicase HrpB, which yields MISLPIDDVLPALREALASRDEAVLEAPPGAGKTTRVPLALLNEAWLAGQTILMLEPRRLAARAAAERLASELGEQVGETVGYRIRLDSKVGPNTRIEVVTEGILTRRLQDDPALEGVGLLIFDEFHERSLDADLALALSLNGRELFRAEQPLKILLMSATLEGERLAGLLDDAPILRSEGRMYPVTMRWGRPFQPGEYIDQRVTQTVLEALHDETGSLLVFLPGQAEIRRVHQQLSDAIGERSDVLLCPLHGELDLNAQRAAIDPPPSGQRKVVLATNIAETSLTINGVRVVIDAGLARVPRFDPGSGMTRLDTQRISKASATQRAGRAGRLEPGVCYRLWSQDQHEQLAAYGSAEILSADLASLALQLGRWGVTPGELVWLDIPPAAAYAQAQDLLQRLGALEGEALTAHGQAMAELPAHPRIGHLLLRGQALGLANMACDVAALLGERDILRGAGADLHSRLALLSGTERAARGAQGGVQRARQLARQYRGYLRGKASEPVSDPEHPRWLGALLALAYPDRVAQQRRAGGAEYRLANGRAALFAEADSLMKEPWIVIADLGSRQGQREERIYLAADFDPALFDSVLAEQVRSVDQLDWDEREGVLRAERQRKVGELIISREPLTGLDDNARSQALVNLVRRKGLELLPWTPELRQWQARVALLRQLELASQAESQWPDVSDATLLNTLEDWLMPYLGKVSRLSHFANLDLSSIVRNLLPWPLPQKLDELAPHHLSVPSGSSIRLDYSEYPPILAVRLQELFGWADTPRIAGGRQVVKLHLLSPARRPVQVTQDLANFWRSTYAEVKKDLKGRYPKHYWPDDPLVAEATARAKPRGT from the coding sequence ATGATTTCTTTGCCGATCGACGATGTTTTACCCGCCCTGCGTGAAGCCCTCGCGTCACGCGATGAAGCCGTGCTCGAAGCACCGCCCGGCGCGGGCAAGACCACCCGCGTGCCCTTGGCCTTGCTCAACGAAGCGTGGCTGGCCGGGCAGACCATTCTGATGCTCGAGCCGCGCCGCCTGGCCGCGCGGGCAGCGGCGGAGCGCCTGGCCAGCGAGCTGGGCGAGCAGGTCGGTGAAACCGTCGGTTACCGTATCCGCCTCGACAGCAAGGTCGGCCCCAACACACGTATCGAAGTGGTCACCGAAGGCATTCTCACCCGGCGCTTGCAGGACGACCCGGCGCTGGAAGGCGTGGGCTTGCTGATCTTCGATGAATTCCACGAACGCAGCCTCGATGCTGATCTGGCGCTGGCGCTCAGTCTGAACGGTCGCGAGCTGTTTCGCGCTGAACAGCCGCTGAAGATTTTGCTGATGTCGGCGACGCTGGAGGGCGAACGTCTGGCTGGCCTGCTCGACGACGCGCCAATCCTGCGCAGCGAAGGCCGCATGTATCCCGTGACGATGCGCTGGGGGCGGCCGTTTCAGCCCGGCGAATATATCGACCAACGTGTCACGCAAACGGTACTCGAAGCGCTGCACGATGAAACCGGTAGCCTGCTGGTGTTCCTGCCGGGACAGGCGGAAATCCGTCGCGTGCATCAACAACTGTCCGATGCCATCGGCGAGCGCAGCGATGTGTTGCTGTGTCCGTTGCACGGCGAACTCGACCTCAACGCACAACGCGCGGCGATTGATCCGCCGCCGTCCGGTCAGCGCAAAGTGGTGCTGGCGACCAACATCGCCGAGACCAGTCTGACCATCAACGGCGTGCGCGTGGTGATCGACGCCGGGCTGGCGCGGGTGCCGCGTTTCGACCCCGGCAGCGGCATGACGCGGCTCGACACTCAACGAATTTCCAAGGCCAGTGCCACCCAGCGGGCGGGCCGGGCCGGGCGACTGGAGCCGGGTGTTTGTTATCGCCTGTGGTCGCAGGATCAGCACGAGCAATTGGCTGCTTATGGCAGTGCGGAAATACTCTCGGCAGACCTCGCCAGCCTCGCCCTGCAACTGGGGCGTTGGGGCGTAACGCCGGGTGAACTGGTCTGGCTTGATATTCCGCCAGCGGCGGCTTATGCCCAGGCGCAGGATTTGTTGCAGCGCCTCGGCGCGCTGGAAGGCGAAGCGCTGACTGCTCACGGTCAGGCCATGGCCGAATTGCCGGCGCATCCGCGCATCGGTCATCTATTGCTGCGCGGTCAGGCGCTGGGCCTGGCGAACATGGCGTGCGACGTCGCTGCGCTGCTCGGTGAACGCGACATTTTGCGTGGCGCCGGCGCCGATCTGCACAGTCGCCTGGCCCTGCTCTCCGGCACAGAGCGCGCCGCCCGTGGTGCGCAGGGCGGCGTGCAGCGCGCCCGGCAACTGGCGCGGCAATACCGCGGTTATCTTCGCGGCAAGGCGAGCGAACCGGTCAGCGATCCCGAGCATCCGCGTTGGCTCGGTGCCCTGTTGGCGCTGGCCTATCCGGACCGGGTCGCACAACAACGCCGCGCCGGTGGCGCTGAATATCGCCTGGCCAACGGTCGTGCAGCGCTGTTCGCTGAGGCCGACAGCCTGATGAAAGAGCCGTGGATCGTCATCGCTGATCTCGGCAGTCGTCAGGGCCAGCGTGAAGAGCGGATTTATCTGGCGGCGGATTTTGACCCGGCGCTGTTCGATTCGGTACTTGCCGAACAAGTGCGCAGCGTCGATCAACTGGACTGGGACGAGCGCGAAGGCGTGCTGCGCGCCGAACGTCAGCGCAAGGTCGGCGAGCTGATCATCAGCCGTGAACCGTTGACCGGCCTCGACGACAATGCTCGCAGTCAGGCGCTGGTCAATCTGGTGCGACGCAAAGGCCTGGAGCTGCTGCCGTGGACGCCGGAACTGCGCCAGTGGCAGGCACGGGTGGCGCTGTTGCGGCAGTTGGAATTGGCGTCGCAAGCTGAAAGCCAGTGGCCGGATGTCAGCGACGCAACGCTGCTCAACACCCTCGAAGATTGGCTGATGCCCTATCTGGGCAAAGTCTCGCGACTGAGTCATTTCGCCAATCTTGACCTGTCGAGCATCGTTCGCAATCTGCTGCCATGGCCGTTGCCGCAAAAGCTCGATGAACTGGCGCCGCATCATCTGAGCGTGCCGTCGGGGTCGTCGATCCGTCTGGATTACAGCGAATATCCACCGATTCTCGCCGTGCGTTTGCAAGAGCTGTTCGGGTGGGCGGATACGCCGCGAATTGCTGGCGGGCGCCAAGTGGTCAAGCTGCATTTGCTGTCACCGGCGCGGCGGCCAGTGCAGGTCACGCAGGATCTGGCGAACTTCTGGCGCAGCACTTACGCCGAGGTGAAAAAGGATCTGAAGGGGCGCTATCCGAAACATTACTGGCCGGACGATCCACTGGTCGCCGAGGCCACCGCACGGGCCAAGCCGCGCGGTACCTGA
- the yedA gene encoding drug/metabolite exporter YedA: MPALRRFSLPLIAAFFALYVIWGSTYLVIRIGVEYWPPLLLAGVRFVIAGSLMYAWLRWRGAPAPTWAQWKAAGLVGILLLSFGNGAVSLAEHTGVASGVAALAVATVPLFTLLFGYFWGARNTRLEWAGVALGIIGIAMLNMGSNLQSSPLGAMLLIFAAASWAFGSVWSKYLPLPAGAMASALEMLVGGVVLLLGSALSGEHLQAMPPLEGWLALAYLIFFGSIIAFNSYMYLLKHVRPAAATSYAYVNPAVAVLLGVVFVGETIGIEEALAMLVIISAVLLISLPQWRRPAQLPVEEAKAVPTEARTN, from the coding sequence ATGCCTGCCTTGCGCCGTTTTTCCCTGCCGTTGATCGCCGCGTTTTTTGCGTTGTACGTGATTTGGGGATCTACCTATCTGGTGATTCGCATCGGTGTGGAGTATTGGCCGCCGCTGTTGCTGGCCGGAGTTCGCTTTGTCATTGCTGGCAGCCTGATGTACGCCTGGCTGCGCTGGCGCGGGGCTCCGGCGCCGACCTGGGCGCAGTGGAAAGCGGCGGGGCTGGTCGGCATTCTGCTGCTCAGTTTTGGGAATGGCGCGGTCAGCTTGGCCGAGCACACCGGCGTAGCCTCGGGTGTCGCTGCGCTGGCGGTGGCGACGGTGCCACTGTTCACCTTGTTGTTCGGCTATTTCTGGGGCGCGCGTAATACCCGTCTCGAATGGGCCGGTGTCGCGCTGGGGATTATCGGCATCGCCATGCTGAACATGGGTTCCAACCTGCAATCGAGCCCGCTCGGTGCGATGTTGCTGATTTTCGCGGCGGCGAGCTGGGCGTTCGGCTCGGTGTGGAGCAAATACCTGCCATTGCCGGCGGGAGCGATGGCCAGCGCGCTAGAAATGCTTGTTGGCGGCGTGGTCTTGCTGCTCGGCAGTGCGCTGAGCGGCGAGCACCTGCAAGCGATGCCGCCGCTCGAAGGGTGGCTGGCGCTGGCCTATCTGATTTTCTTTGGCTCGATCATCGCCTTCAATTCCTATATGTATCTGCTCAAGCATGTGCGCCCGGCGGCGGCGACCAGCTATGCCTACGTCAATCCCGCGGTGGCGGTGCTGCTGGGCGTGGTGTTTGTCGGCGAGACCATCGGCATCGAAGAAGCACTGGCGATGCTGGTGATCATCAGCGCCGTGCTGCTGATCAGCCTGCCGCAGTGGCGCCGGCCGGCGCAGCTTCCGGTCGAAGAGGCGAAAGCCGTTCCCACGGAAGCGCGTACGAATTAG